A portion of the Nomia melanderi isolate GNS246 chromosome 2, iyNomMela1, whole genome shotgun sequence genome contains these proteins:
- the LOC116433025 gene encoding monocarboxylate transporter 12, with protein sequence MRGKSEKTKLVPPDGGWGWVVLTSALVVNFLIPGTVKSFGVLFVEFLHVFKASSTAASWMPALCYFLYNSLGPLSSILSTRYSYKTVTIIGGAFAACGMMSSYFANSVSYLYVSYGLMVGIGAGLTFPPTVYIVTAYFEKLRGFANGLCISGSAIGTIVLPPFLQYLLDCFGYRGAVLIMGAITLNTLVCGLLYHPVEEHMIAVPVDEGIDNDALSIDEPALDKKKETVSTVDNETLSGNDNRLTKEEQLQDESCQAICDPKEHQCSEYRSESLLPEKEQEMEKESTFDVSNESFNKEKEKEKENYENASVLRLGSDTLGTNGTDNKNCCSELNNYSLSRSKDEKILESLKRNPSELSEKSVSKTSLSKVEEPDKSHFFDLSVLKDPIYLVILISNSTSAISNTNFMILLPSYAISQGFDKNSSALLLSVVSALDLVGRISGASLSDIDFVPKYYYFVGGLGTSGLALALLPMATSYAMLSFFCALFGLSSGMYIGITTVILADMLGTEKLSSSYGISLFVNGVLQLVGPPACGAIFEAVGSYKPIFLAFGIILILGTALWAVVPLINRNNKKDIQSV encoded by the exons ATGAGAGGAAAAAGCGAGAAAACGAAATTGGTTCCGCCGGACGGAGGATGGGGATGGGTCGTCTTGACGTCCGCCCTGGTCGTTAACTTCCTCATTCCGGGAACAGTCAAGTCGTTCGGCGTCCTTTTCGTCGAGTTTCTTCACGTGTTCAAAGCGTCGTCCACCGCAGCCTCATGGATGCCAGCGTTGTGTTACTTCTTGTACAATTCGTTAG GTCCCTTATCCAGTATACTGTCGACGAGGTATTCCTATAAGACGGTGACCATCATCGGAGGCGCGTTCGCGGCTTGCGGGATGATGTCCAGCTACTTCGCCAACTCCGTATCTTATTTATACGTTAG CTATGGCTTGATGGTGGGTATCGGTGCTGGGCTGACGTTCCCGCCAACAGTGTACATCGTGACCGCGTACTTTGAGAAGCTGAGGGGATTCGCTAACGGCCTGTGTATCTCTGGCAGTGCGATAGGGACCATCGTGTTGCCACCGTTTCTGCAATACCTGCTCGACTGTTTTGGATACAG GGGTGCTGTGCTGATAATGGGCGCGATCACGTTGAACACGCTGGTCTGCGGCCTGCTGTACCATCCGGTGGAGGAACACATGATCGCTGTGCCGGTGGACGAGGGAATCGACAACGACGCGTTGTCCATTGACGAGCCGGCCCttgataaaaagaaagagaCAG TGTCCACTGTCGACAACGAGACTCTGTCGGGCAACGACAACAGGCTGACGAAGGAGGAACAGCTGCAGGATGAAAGTTGCCAAGCGATCTGTGATCCGAAGGAACACCAGTGTTCCGAGTACAGAAGCGAGAGCCTACTGCCGGAGAAAGAACAGGAGATGGAGAAGGAAAGTACTTTTGACGTGAGTAATGAAAGTTTCAAcaaggagaaggagaaagagaaagagaattacGAAAACGCGAGTGTGCTGAGACTGGGCAGCGACACGCTGGGAACCAACGGAACGGACAACAAGAATTGTTGTTCGGAGTTGAACAACTACTCGCTGAGCAGGAGCAAAGACGAGAAGATCCTTGAAAGCTTGAAGAGGAACCCGAGCGAATTGTCCGAGAAATCGGTGTCGAAGACGTCGTTGTCCAAGGTAGAGGAACCAGATAAATCACATTTCTTTGACTTAAGCGTACTGAAGGATCCAATCTATCTAGTAATTCTAATCTCGAATTCTACCTCAGCGATCAGCAATACCAATTTTATGATCCTACTGCCTTCTTATGCGATTTCACAAGGCTTCGATAAGAATTCTTCCGCTTTATTGCTGTCGGTGGTCTCCGCCCTCGACTTGGTCGGGAGAATCAGTGGTGCTTCGTTGTCGGATATCGATTTTGTACCAAAGTATTACTACTTTGTCGGTGGACTCGGTACCAGCGGCCTGGCTTTAGCGCTGTTACCTATGGCAACCAGTTACGCGATGCTTTCGTTCTTCTGCGCATTGTTTGGATTGTCCTCCGGTATGTATATCGGTATCACAACGGTCATTCTAGCAGATATGCTCGGCACGGAGAAACTTAGCTCGTCGTACGGCATATCGTTATTTGTTAACGGAGTCCTCCAGTTGGTCGGGCCACCAGCTTGCGGCGCGATATTCGAAGCTGT